One Primulina huaijiensis isolate GDHJ02 chromosome 5, ASM1229523v2, whole genome shotgun sequence DNA segment encodes these proteins:
- the LOC140976556 gene encoding receptor-like protein EIX2 has translation MKILASLLFLSANLCSFLINEFANASCQESEKMALLIFKNDLKDPRNRLSNWTGTNCCEWDGISCDDSGYVTRIHLRGCDDKLGGNLNPSLLSLKYLSHLELSCNDFEGIRVPNFIGSMRNLDFLDLSEAGFGGEISQELENLSSLRYLDLSGNHFNSSAPRWIQNLSNLVHLDLSDCGFYNQLPTGLQNVSHVRYLNLSSNHFNSSFPNWFSRFTRLEVLDVSDNLMSGEIPDNVGNLTSLTILDLSGNKLEGTLPESIRNLCKLREISLSRNLISGGLNNVLGCSSKILHYLYLATNNFSGSLPYNLGELSELRELDLVDNKLTGTLPSSMGQLKNLEYLVLSLNFLEGCVYESHFRNMSRLKIFRANGNALSYKPNRTWIPPFQLTGLSLRKWELGPEFPFWIQHLKHLNYLSLAHTGISDTVPSWFWNQTFELGYLNLSGNSIQGHIPSLTNFGSGKNIAVDLKFNFITGPLPIISSNITMLDFSYNHISGSMQNFLCNNSTQENRLQILDLGFNQLSGEIPDCWMNWSRLRVLRLHSNFNLSGEIPRSVRFLTVLESLHLRRNNLSGTLPFFVNELTGLKVLDLGRNHFTGRIPRWINILSKLVIFNLRYNEFSGEIPDEICFLDSLQALDLASNSLSGRIPTCFDNFSVMAGKKTPSDHIYYTVEDTFGGLADSQFLVMKGRFAEYSNNLQLVLTVDLSDNDLSGTIPTQITKLIKLMALNLSRNSLTGSIPDAIGDMEWLESFDLSKNRLSGEIPQSISRLTFLSNLNLSYNNLIGKIPSSSQLEGFGKSSFRGNRLCGPPISENCDENSETTINEDDEEESKGSFLSSDKIGIFVSVLLGFIFGFWGVLGPILVSNSWRTTYFRVLSSAGNYIYYIWFKFLRIINVN, from the coding sequence ATGAAAATCCTTGCTTCACTTCTGTTTTTATCAGCAAATCTGTGCAGTTTCTTGATCAATGAGTTTGCTAATGCAAGTTGCCAAGAAAGTGAGAAGATGGCGCTCTTGATATTCAAGAATGACCTCAAAGATCCAAGGAACCGGCTTTCCAATTGGACAGGTACAAATTGTTGCGAATGGGATGGCATATCGTGTGATGATTCCGGTTACGTTACCAGGATTCACCTTCGTGGCTGTGATGATAAATTAGGAGGAAACTTGAATCCATCTTTGCTAAGTTTGAAGTACTTGTCTCACTTGGAATTGAGTTGCAATGATTTCGAAGGGATCCGGGTACCAAACTTCATCGGTTCAATGCGAAACTTGGACTTTCTTGATCTTTCTGAGGCTGGATTTGGAGGAGAGATCTCACAAGAACTCGAAAATCTGTCGAGTTTAAGGTATCTTGATCTTTCTGGTAATCATTTCAACTCCTCTGCACctcgttggattcaaaatctgaGCAATCTGGTTCATTTGGACTTGAGTGATTGTGGATTTTATAATCAACTTCCTACCGGTTTGCAGAATGTGTCGCACGTTAGGTACCTTAACTtgtcttcaaatcatttcaATTCAAGTTTCCCCAATTGGTTTAGCCGGTTTACTCGTCTCGAGGTTTTGGATGTTTCGGATAATCTTATGTCGGGTGAAATCCCTGATAACGTAGGAAATTTAACTTCTTTGACGATTCTTGATTTGTCTGGGAACAAACTAGAGGGGACGCTACCGGAATCAATAAGAAATCTTTGCAAACTCAGAGAAATTTCCTTATCTCGCAACCTGATTTCGGGTGGCTTAAACAATGTTTTAGGATGCAGTTCTAAAATTTTACATTACTTGTATTTGGCCacgaataatttttctggttcGTTACCATATAATCTTGGGGAACTATCTGAGTTAAGGGAATTAGACCTTGTGGATAATAAGCTAACTGGAACTTTGCCTAGTAGTATGGGACAGCTTAAAAATTTGGAATACCTTGTTTTATCTCTTAATTTTTTGGAGGGATGTGTGTATGAATCACACTTTAGAAACATGTCAAGATTGAAGATATTTCGGGCGAATGGAAACGCATTATCTTACAAGCCGAACCGAACATGGATCCCTCCATTTCAACTCACTGGACTATCTTTGAGAAAATGGGAGTTGGGACCTGAGTTTCCCTTCTGGATTCAGCATCTGAAACATTTGAACTATTTGAGCTTAGCACACACGGGGATTTCCGATACCGTTCCATCGTGGTTTTGGAATCAAACATTCGAGTTAGGATACCTAAATTTATCAGGAAACTCCATACAAGGACATATCCCAAGTCTGACAAATTTTGGCAGTGGTAAAAATATAGCAGTAGACTTGAAGTTCAACTTCATAACAGGCCCGTTGCCAATTATTTCTTCGAATATAACGATGTTAGATTTTTCTTATAATCACATTTCGGGATCTATGCAAAATTTCCTATGCAACAACAGTACTCAAGAAAACAGGCTTCAAATTCTGGATCTCGGGTTCAACCAGTTGTCTGGAGAAATTCCCGACTGTTGGATGAACTGGTCTAGATTGAGAGTTTTAAGGTTGCATTCCAATTTCAATCTTTCGGGTGAAATTCCGAGATCGGTAAGATTCTTGACCGTCCTAGAATCATTGCACTTACGACGGAACAATCTTTCAGGGACATTGCCTTTCTTTGTGAATGAGCTAACTGGTCTCAAGGTTTTGGACTTGGGGCGTAACCATTTTACGGGACGAATACCAAGATGGATCAATATACTCTCTAAGTTAGTCATTTTTAACCTTCGGTACAACGAGTTTTCGGGAGAGATTCCAGATGAAATATGCTTTCTTGATTCTCTCCAAGCACTAGACCTGGCAAGTAACAGCTTATCAGGGAGAATACCGACATGTTTCGACAATTTCAGTGTGATGGCCGGGAAAAAAACTCCATCTGATCATATATACTACACGGTAGAGGACACGTTTGGGGGCCTTGCGGATAGCCAATTCCTAGTGATGAAAGGAAGATTTGCAGAATATAGCAATAATCTTCAACTAGTGCTAACTGTGGACCTTTCAGATAATGACTTATCTGGAACAATCCCAACTCAGATCACCAAACTTATCAAATTAATGGCATTAAACCTGTCAAGAAACTCGTTAACCGGGTCGATTCCTGATGCCATAGGCGACATGGAATGGCTAGAGTCCTTCGATCTCTCCAAGAATCGTCTCTCCGGTGAAATTCCACAAAGCATTTCGAGATTGACATTCTTGAGTAACTTGAACTTGTCATACAACAACTTGATAGGAAAGATTCCATCAAGTAGTCAACTCGAAGGATTCGGGAAGTCAAGTTTCCGTGGAAACCGGCTTTGTGGGCCGCCGATTTCGGAAAACTGTGATGAAAATAGTGAAACGACTATAAACGAGGATGATGAAGAGGAGAGTAAAGGATCTTTTCTATCAAGTGACAAAATTGGAATTTTTGTTAGTGTTCTACTTGGTTTCATATTTGGTTTTTGGGGTGTTTTGGGACCAATATTGGTCAGCAATTCTTGGAGGACCACTTACTTCAGGGTCTTGTCTAGTGCAGGAAACTATATTTACTATATTTGGTTCAAATTTTTACGAATTATAAATGTGaattaa